A stretch of the Filimonas lacunae genome encodes the following:
- a CDS encoding SusC/RagA family TonB-linked outer membrane protein codes for MLKTVLGTSLLLLLCVVTLAQKPHVITGTVRAAESNRPLQGATVTLNKSAVYVTTDEQGNFTLTAPGDKNVLSVSYVGRETMELQAKDGPVNALLSLSNKELDAVVTVAYTSVKRSGYPGAVATITSDKLEARQTPNLSNALQGLVPGLQTASSNGQPGNSSTLLVRGVGSINASSSPLIVVDGAPFDGDLNAFNAADIQSVSVLKDATAANLYGSRAANGVILITTKHGRKSDDVAINAIVTQGWSGRAIKDYDKLNTNDYFELYWEALRNKQLTNGLSAEQAAANASANIVSNLNINPYGSAYPQPVGTDGKIVAGAKPLWNDDWEKAMRRTGKYTQAQLSFSGGTDKSTYYVSGGYVNNDGAYIGSGFRRYNLRTNFTVQAKKWLRVGMDLSAASTLQNYPTSSDSKTSNIILYGRIMPGFYPIYQRNGDGSYVLDENGQKVYDFGAYRPSSALPKSNLIATLPMDKSDIKRENASVRSFAEISILPALKWKTTYNLDYVNGNTLYYTNPELGENAAIGGTISKSNTRTLSYTFNNIATYNQNFKGGHHLDLLAGQEYYSFTVSDLSGARQNFVLPGLYEPVAASQLNDFTGSSDYYNKLSFFGQSQYNFLNRYFVTASLRTDGSSRFSPQSRWGTFWSAGASWRIAEEAFLKPVHWLNVLTLKASYGASGNDNLTGYYNYLALYSISNNLGTGGTITSRLATPKLQWESNLNLNIGVDFGVLNNRISGTINYYNRTSKNLLYAQPMAPSTGYTSFSANIGKLRNNGVELELNAIPVKTAAFSWNINFNIAHNTNKITELPQKEIISGTKKLMVGKSIYDFYIRKWAGVDAKTGNPLWYVDGANGQTTTSTYANGSLYYAGSSLPTYIGGITNTFNYKGIELSVLFSYSLGGKVLDGDMPTLLTGGTSPGRSWSTELLKRWTPEHTATDVPRLTTDNLNWTSTSTRFLYNASYARLKVATLGYYLPKKMISGAGISSVKIYATGENLLTFFGHKGMDPEQSVGGTTYYQYPAMRTVSVGIQLGL; via the coding sequence ATGCTAAAAACAGTACTAGGCACTTCATTGCTGCTATTGCTATGCGTCGTAACACTGGCGCAAAAGCCGCATGTGATTACCGGAACGGTCCGGGCTGCGGAATCTAATCGCCCTTTGCAGGGGGCTACAGTCACTTTAAACAAGTCGGCTGTATATGTTACCACAGATGAACAGGGAAACTTTACCTTAACCGCACCAGGCGATAAAAACGTGCTGAGCGTTTCTTATGTAGGTCGCGAAACCATGGAACTACAAGCAAAGGATGGTCCGGTGAATGCATTACTCAGCCTGTCTAACAAAGAGCTGGATGCGGTAGTAACCGTTGCCTACACTTCTGTAAAACGCTCCGGTTATCCCGGCGCCGTAGCAACCATTACATCCGACAAACTGGAAGCACGCCAGACACCTAACCTTTCCAATGCTTTACAAGGATTGGTACCAGGTTTGCAAACCGCTTCCTCCAATGGTCAACCAGGTAATAGTTCCACTTTACTGGTTCGTGGTGTAGGCTCTATCAATGCCAGTAGCAGCCCGTTGATAGTAGTGGATGGCGCTCCCTTCGATGGCGACCTGAATGCTTTTAATGCTGCGGATATTCAAAGTGTGAGTGTGTTAAAAGACGCTACCGCAGCCAACCTGTACGGTTCACGCGCCGCCAACGGTGTTATATTGATTACCACCAAACATGGCCGCAAATCGGATGACGTAGCCATCAACGCTATTGTTACACAAGGCTGGAGCGGACGCGCTATTAAAGACTACGACAAATTAAATACGAACGATTATTTTGAGCTGTATTGGGAAGCTTTACGCAATAAACAACTGACCAACGGACTTTCTGCAGAACAAGCTGCTGCCAATGCCAGCGCTAATATCGTTTCTAACCTTAACATCAATCCTTATGGCAGTGCTTATCCACAGCCCGTTGGCACAGATGGCAAAATTGTTGCCGGCGCCAAACCTTTATGGAACGACGACTGGGAAAAAGCAATGCGCCGTACAGGAAAATATACACAGGCACAGCTGAGCTTTAGCGGTGGAACGGATAAAAGCACCTATTATGTATCTGGTGGTTATGTGAATAATGATGGTGCTTATATAGGTTCAGGTTTCAGAAGATATAACCTTCGTACCAACTTCACTGTTCAGGCAAAAAAATGGTTACGGGTGGGTATGGACCTGAGTGCTGCCAGCACTTTGCAAAACTATCCTACCTCTTCCGATTCCAAAACCAGCAATATCATTTTATATGGCCGTATCATGCCTGGTTTTTATCCTATCTATCAAAGGAACGGAGATGGCAGTTATGTGCTGGATGAGAATGGACAAAAGGTATATGACTTCGGCGCTTATCGGCCCAGCTCTGCATTACCTAAAAGCAACCTCATTGCTACCCTTCCTATGGATAAGTCGGATATTAAGCGCGAAAACGCCTCTGTACGCAGCTTTGCAGAAATCAGTATACTGCCTGCCCTGAAATGGAAAACGACTTACAACCTGGATTATGTAAACGGAAACACACTTTATTATACCAACCCTGAATTGGGCGAGAATGCAGCTATAGGTGGCACTATCAGCAAAAGTAATACCCGCACCCTTTCTTACACCTTCAATAACATTGCTACTTACAATCAGAACTTCAAAGGAGGACATCACCTGGATCTGTTAGCCGGACAGGAGTACTATTCCTTTACAGTAAGTGATTTAAGTGGTGCCCGTCAAAACTTTGTACTGCCTGGCCTGTATGAGCCTGTTGCAGCTTCCCAGTTAAACGACTTTACCGGCAGCAGCGATTATTATAACAAACTGAGCTTTTTTGGCCAATCACAATACAACTTTCTGAACCGTTACTTTGTAACCGCTTCTTTACGTACAGACGGCTCATCCCGTTTTTCACCACAAAGCAGGTGGGGCACTTTCTGGAGCGCTGGTGCATCGTGGCGTATTGCAGAAGAAGCTTTTCTCAAACCTGTACATTGGCTGAATGTATTAACCTTAAAAGCCAGCTATGGCGCATCGGGTAATGATAACCTTACCGGTTACTATAATTACCTGGCCTTGTATTCTATTTCTAATAACCTGGGTACAGGAGGTACTATCACTTCGCGTTTGGCTACCCCAAAACTACAATGGGAAAGCAACCTGAACCTGAACATCGGTGTAGACTTTGGCGTGCTGAATAACCGTATTTCCGGTACTATTAACTATTATAACCGTACCAGCAAAAACCTGTTATATGCACAACCTATGGCGCCATCAACAGGTTATACCTCGTTCAGTGCCAACATTGGAAAGCTGCGTAATAATGGGGTTGAACTGGAACTAAACGCTATCCCGGTAAAAACCGCTGCTTTTAGCTGGAATATCAATTTCAACATTGCACATAACACCAACAAGATTACAGAATTACCGCAGAAGGAAATTATCAGCGGCACTAAAAAGCTAATGGTAGGTAAAAGCATTTATGACTTTTATATCCGCAAATGGGCGGGCGTAGATGCCAAAACAGGCAACCCGCTCTGGTATGTAGATGGCGCTAATGGCCAAACCACCACTTCTACTTACGCCAATGGTTCGTTATACTATGCAGGCTCTTCACTGCCCACCTACATTGGCGGTATTACCAATACTTTTAACTATAAAGGTATAGAGCTGTCCGTATTATTTTCCTATAGCCTTGGTGGCAAAGTATTGGATGGCGATATGCCCACCCTGCTTACCGGTGGCACCAGCCCAGGCCGTTCATGGAGCACAGAGTTGCTGAAGAGGTGGACTCCCGAACATACAGCTACAGATGTTCCACGTTTAACTACCGACAACCTCAACTGGACCTCTACCTCAACACGTTTCCTGTACAACGCCAGCTATGCCCGCTTAAAAGTAGCTACGCTGGGTTACTACCTGCCTAAGAAAATGATTTCCGGAGCCGGTATTTCCAGCGTAAAAATTTACGCTACAGGTGAAAACCTCCTGACCTTCTTCGGCCACAAAGGAATGGACCCTGAGCAGTCAGTAGGCGGAACAACCTACTATCAATATCCTGCTATGCGCACCGTATCAGTAGGTATTCAATTAGGTTTATAA
- a CDS encoding ankyrin repeat domain-containing protein, whose product MKTTIFAALFTIFATVSGYSQKHLGVFDAVKLNDSTTLAMCLNSGLKPNTANTTGNTLLMEASKNGSYAAAKLLLAHGAKVNAQNEMGNTALMEATLRGDAQMVTILMHAGANASIINTVGETAFTIAEGFDKADIAQLFTDKNEGSKEGYAKLR is encoded by the coding sequence ATGAAAACTACAATATTCGCCGCGCTTTTTACCATATTCGCAACTGTATCTGGCTATAGCCAAAAGCATTTAGGTGTATTTGATGCAGTAAAACTGAACGACTCTACTACACTGGCTATGTGCTTAAACAGTGGACTGAAACCTAACACAGCAAACACTACCGGCAACACACTACTCATGGAAGCCAGCAAGAACGGAAGCTATGCAGCTGCTAAATTATTACTGGCACACGGTGCAAAAGTGAATGCACAAAACGAAATGGGCAATACTGCATTGATGGAAGCTACTTTAAGAGGAGATGCACAGATGGTAACAATACTGATGCATGCAGGAGCAAACGCCAGCATCATTAACACTGTAGGCGAAACAGCATTTACTATAGCAGAAGGTTTTGATAAAGCAGATATTGCCCAACTTTTTACAGATAAAAATGAAGGTAGCAAAGAAGGTTATGCTAAACTCCGCTAG
- a CDS encoding ankyrin repeat domain-containing protein — MKTTLFAALFTIFATTAAFSQKQLGVFDAVKLNDSTTLVMCLNGGLKANTTNTDGNTLLMEASKNGSYAAAKLLLAHGAKVNAQNEMGNTALMEATLRGDSKMAAILVQAGANISVINTVGETALSIAEGFDKNDIAQMFIAKDPHVKDGYAKTR; from the coding sequence ATGAAAACTACATTATTTGCCGCTTTGTTCACCATCTTCGCTACTACCGCTGCTTTTAGCCAAAAACAATTAGGCGTATTTGATGCAGTAAAATTAAACGACTCTACCACACTGGTAATGTGCCTGAATGGTGGTTTAAAAGCGAACACCACTAACACAGATGGTAACACCCTGTTAATGGAAGCCAGCAAAAACGGAAGCTATGCAGCAGCTAAATTATTGTTGGCACACGGTGCTAAAGTAAATGCTCAGAATGAAATGGGTAACACTGCACTGATGGAAGCTACTTTAAGAGGAGATAGCAAAATGGCCGCTATACTGGTACAGGCAGGTGCTAACATCAGCGTTATTAACACAGTAGGTGAAACAGCTTTAAGCATTGCAGAAGGTTTTGACAAAAATGACATTGCTCAAATGTTCATAGCAAAAGATCCACATGTAAAAGACGGTTACGCTAAAACACGCTAA
- a CDS encoding TonB-dependent receptor, translating into MSLKKIGALLTACLFTTILLGQQGSVSGNVKTSTGAPLSSAVISIAGKNIHTIANDSGFFRINDLAYGNYSLAVIYLGEVLLTQQITVNQPTQELQLLASPSARMIDEVKIIGVKPVIARQSEYVSKMPLNSMENSQVYTGITSTLITQQKVYNLDDVVRNAPGINKSNDNWPGSLMYGGATYVSRGFGTEVRALNGLACNVVMPSDVQNVSRIEVIKGPSATLFGSVITSYGGLINRVTKKPYEEFSVAADASAGSYNFQRLGLDVNLPLNKDKTFLSRLNVATSTQGNFTDNGGYTKNTMIAPSFTYKLNDKVRIDLSSEIYNTLSAGNSMGVMFTLMPSAIKQYTRQILTDNHIPEANINYIMSQMPSTVKEAFGTENVNEFGLDRFRSFMNKNIEAKSQAMNLNATVQYKISPQWTSTTSALYLSGSDDGYEARYVLLPNVVPALLNSLSSGVPKFGTPGADYLGRNSRHFESSVSSSQLQQNFTGDFKIGGMRNRMVIGLDYYYFRSSSVWRNFTGTLFTVPYEGFFDVVKIRDSAANYYDFEKTRLDNIFATKQNKNNTDYGVNNSIYSVFVNDVLNISDNLLINAGARLDRFVAKGNYDGVSNQWKDGYKQNAFSPKVGLVYQPLREKLSLFANYQTGFNNRSGAGEDNKPFKPEHSYQWETGVKYALFNGNFTGTVSYYNITVNDIVRTNPKNVFFSIQDGTQKSKGFEAEVLGNPLPQFNVMLGYAYNDSRYVRADSTVNGLRPTTAGPYHQANLWLHYHFITKNFLNNFSIGAGGNYVGQTFAMNLNPDGAFIVPAYTLVNAKVSYDRNNYSFTLRVNNLLDENIWTGANSIRPQMPRQFVGSVAIKL; encoded by the coding sequence ATGTCATTAAAAAAAATCGGGGCACTACTAACTGCTTGCCTCTTCACTACTATTCTGCTGGGACAACAGGGTAGCGTTTCCGGAAACGTTAAAACAAGTACAGGAGCACCACTCTCCTCAGCTGTCATCAGCATTGCCGGTAAAAACATTCATACCATTGCCAACGATAGTGGTTTCTTTCGTATTAATGACCTTGCTTATGGCAATTACAGCCTTGCAGTCATTTACCTGGGCGAAGTGTTATTAACACAGCAGATTACCGTAAACCAACCTACGCAGGAATTACAACTGCTGGCTTCTCCCAGTGCCCGCATGATTGATGAAGTTAAAATCATTGGTGTAAAGCCTGTTATTGCACGGCAAAGCGAGTATGTAAGCAAAATGCCATTGAACAGTATGGAAAACTCGCAGGTGTACACAGGCATTACCAGCACTTTAATTACCCAGCAAAAAGTGTACAACCTGGATGATGTAGTACGCAATGCACCCGGCATTAATAAAAGCAACGACAACTGGCCTGGCAGCCTGATGTATGGCGGTGCAACTTATGTAAGCCGTGGTTTTGGTACAGAGGTACGCGCACTAAATGGATTGGCCTGTAACGTAGTAATGCCATCGGATGTGCAAAATGTTTCCAGGATAGAAGTGATCAAAGGCCCTTCTGCTACTTTATTCGGCAGTGTTATTACCTCTTATGGCGGCCTGATTAACCGTGTTACCAAAAAGCCTTATGAAGAGTTTAGTGTGGCAGCAGATGCCAGTGCAGGATCATATAACTTTCAACGCCTGGGACTGGACGTTAACCTGCCTTTGAACAAAGACAAGACTTTTTTATCCCGTTTAAACGTAGCAACCAGCACCCAGGGTAATTTTACCGATAATGGCGGGTATACGAAAAACACCATGATAGCTCCTTCTTTCACTTACAAGCTGAACGACAAGGTAAGAATTGACCTGTCCAGTGAAATCTATAACACACTCAGTGCCGGCAACAGCATGGGCGTGATGTTTACGCTGATGCCTAGTGCCATTAAACAATATACAAGGCAGATACTAACCGACAATCATATACCAGAAGCCAACATCAATTACATCATGAGCCAAATGCCCTCTACGGTGAAAGAAGCTTTTGGTACTGAAAACGTAAATGAATTCGGGCTGGACCGCTTCCGTTCTTTTATGAACAAAAATATAGAAGCCAAAAGCCAGGCAATGAACCTGAACGCTACTGTGCAGTATAAAATATCACCACAGTGGACTTCCACCACTTCTGCATTATATCTTTCAGGTAGTGATGATGGCTATGAAGCCCGCTATGTGTTACTACCCAATGTGGTGCCGGCATTGCTCAATAGCTTATCATCAGGCGTTCCTAAATTTGGTACACCTGGTGCCGATTACCTGGGCCGCAATTCCCGTCATTTTGAATCTTCTGTCAGTTCCAGCCAACTGCAACAAAACTTTACAGGTGACTTCAAAATTGGCGGCATGCGCAACAGAATGGTAATTGGCCTGGATTACTATTATTTCAGAAGCAGTTCGGTATGGCGCAATTTTACCGGCACTTTATTTACAGTGCCTTATGAAGGCTTTTTTGATGTAGTAAAAATCAGGGACTCAGCGGCCAACTACTACGACTTTGAAAAAACGCGCCTCGACAACATATTCGCCACTAAGCAAAATAAAAACAACACTGACTACGGAGTAAACAACAGCATTTATAGCGTGTTTGTAAATGATGTGTTGAATATTTCAGACAACCTTTTAATCAACGCAGGCGCACGCCTTGACAGGTTTGTAGCCAAAGGCAATTATGATGGCGTTAGCAATCAATGGAAAGATGGTTATAAGCAAAATGCGTTTTCACCTAAAGTAGGTTTGGTATATCAGCCGCTGAGAGAGAAACTTTCCTTGTTTGCCAACTACCAAACCGGTTTTAATAACAGAAGTGGTGCAGGAGAAGATAACAAGCCATTTAAACCGGAACACTCCTACCAATGGGAAACTGGTGTTAAATACGCCTTGTTTAACGGCAACTTTACCGGTACTGTAAGCTATTACAATATCACCGTAAACGATATAGTACGCACTAACCCTAAAAATGTATTCTTCAGCATCCAGGATGGAACACAAAAAAGTAAAGGCTTTGAAGCAGAAGTACTGGGCAACCCACTACCTCAGTTTAACGTAATGCTGGGCTATGCCTATAATGATAGCAGGTACGTACGCGCCGATTCTACTGTAAACGGTTTAAGACCTACTACAGCAGGCCCTTACCACCAGGCTAACCTATGGCTGCACTATCATTTCATTACTAAAAACTTCCTGAATAACTTTAGTATTGGAGCCGGCGGCAATTATGTAGGCCAAACCTTTGCCATGAACCTAAACCCGGATGGCGCTTTTATTGTACCAGCCTATACTTTAGTGAATGCGAAAGTATCTTACGACCGTAATAATTACTCATTCACACTACGGGTAAACAACCTGTTGGATGAAAATATATGGACAGGTGCTAACAGCATTCGTCCGCAGATGCCACGCCAATTTGTAGGCAGCGTGGCCATCAAGCTGTAA
- a CDS encoding glycosyltransferase family 9 protein: MSIKISGIATKKQAPLQQTHHQNASLPKPAHPVLPEVEEEVKKLYLPVIPNSYICMHPGSRGSSYQWPPHYFAYIADSCIEKGYTAIITGTKEEKDITREVIKCMRHSAIDLTGCTSTEAMAWLINNSFMLVANCTGALYMASIIQSPGVIICMDGKPERWKPANRRLHTVIDWMKTPYPEVVFNAVETIFTKQNALRA, from the coding sequence ATGAGCATAAAGATATCCGGAATTGCAACCAAGAAGCAAGCACCGTTACAACAGACGCATCATCAGAACGCATCTTTACCTAAGCCTGCCCATCCGGTGTTGCCGGAGGTGGAGGAAGAAGTAAAGAAATTATATTTACCAGTAATACCCAATAGCTACATATGTATGCATCCAGGCAGCCGCGGAAGTAGCTATCAATGGCCACCCCATTACTTTGCCTATATAGCAGATTCCTGCATTGAAAAAGGCTACACCGCCATTATCACTGGCACTAAAGAGGAAAAGGATATTACACGGGAAGTGATCAAATGCATGCGGCATTCCGCTATTGATTTAACCGGATGCACAAGCACAGAAGCAATGGCCTGGCTTATCAATAATTCGTTTATGCTGGTAGCCAATTGCACTGGCGCGTTATATATGGCATCTATAATACAGTCGCCTGGAGTGATTATTTGCATGGACGGTAAGCCAGAACGCTGGAAGCCGGCTAACCGGCGGTTGCACACAGTAATAGATTGGATGAAAACACCTTATCCCGAAGTTGTATTTAATGCAGTAGAAACCATTTTTACAAAACAAAACGCCCTTAGAGCCTGA
- a CDS encoding D-glycero-alpha-D-manno-heptose-1,7-bisphosphate 7-phosphatase, with protein MNKAVFIDKDGTLIKNVPYNVDLERIALENRVVEALSMLQQNDYLLIVVSNQGGIAKGYFNEKQLMKANAHLAGLLAASDVFIDAFYYCPHHPDGVIADFAKKCNCRKPAPGMLLQASQELQIDLKNSWMIGDNLNDVEAGHLAGCKSVLYDVGNETEWVMNRFRKPDYKTSNLLKAAAMICEVKYENIEEHEPAPESL; from the coding sequence ATGAATAAAGCAGTTTTTATTGACAAAGACGGAACATTGATTAAAAATGTTCCCTATAACGTTGACCTGGAACGTATAGCATTGGAAAATAGGGTAGTAGAGGCGCTGTCAATGCTGCAGCAGAACGATTATCTGTTAATAGTGGTATCTAACCAGGGAGGGATAGCCAAAGGCTACTTTAACGAAAAGCAGTTGATGAAAGCGAATGCACACCTGGCAGGCTTGCTGGCTGCATCAGATGTGTTCATAGATGCTTTTTACTATTGTCCCCACCACCCGGATGGTGTGATTGCTGATTTTGCTAAAAAATGTAATTGTCGTAAGCCGGCGCCAGGCATGTTGTTACAGGCATCACAGGAGTTGCAGATTGATTTAAAAAATTCGTGGATGATAGGAGATAATCTGAATGATGTAGAAGCCGGTCATCTTGCAGGTTGTAAAAGCGTGTTATATGATGTGGGTAACGAAACCGAATGGGTGATGAATCGTTTTCGTAAACCTGATTACAAAACCAGCAACCTGTTGAAAGCTGCTGCCATGATTTGTGAAGTGAAGTATGAAAATATAGAAGAGCATGAACCTGCACCAGAATCGCTGTAA
- a CDS encoding multicopper oxidase domain-containing protein gives MKYCILLVAASMLLCTAMAQKTVRYDLYVTDTLLNYTGKQKKGYVVNGQTPMPTLTFTEGDTALIYVHNQLKKEQTSLHWHGLILPNRYDGVPYLTTAPIEPGETHEYKFPLVQSGTYWYHSHTGLQEQNGMHGAFIIHKRNEPVMPEYTLILSEWTDMNPMQVHRRLHNADDWFAIQKSGVQKGATQSYAEAIGAGHLGTKLKNEWKRMAAMDVSDVYYNRFLANGKPETQAPQFKAGDRVKLRIINGGASTYFWLQYAGGKMEVVASDGEDVEPVKVDRMIMGVAETYDIIVTIPADSTAFELLATSEDRTRSTSLWLGKGIKQLATPLAPLKYFEGMKMMNGMMKMDGTLDDMGMNMSLQQMDMNVVMYPEITGGNNKHPLHKGMHMDSGVTMENQYNSNAISNIVTLNYAMLKATHKTTLPQAPVKELKFELTGNMNRYLWSINNKTISETDKIMIKKGENVRLILYNNSMMRHPMHLHGHFFRIVNGQGDYAPLKNVLDIMPMETDTLEFAGTEDGDWFFHCHILYHMMSGMGRIFSYENSAPNPDLPDASKAWKTFLREDKGMHLMAQNDFASNGNDGEAMLQGNRWKLQTEWRLGYNNMHGYESEVHLGRYLGRMQWLFPYIGFDWRYRKMEEMEMEKNIFGQVNTKDKRSVLCAGIQYTLPMLLVADARIDTEGKIRMQLMREDIPVSSRLRFNFMVNSDKEYMAGFRYVTTKFMSLSTHYDSDMGWGAGITLNY, from the coding sequence ATGAAATATTGTATACTGCTTGTAGCAGCCAGCATGCTGTTATGCACTGCTATGGCGCAAAAAACGGTGCGTTACGATTTGTATGTAACCGACACCTTGCTTAACTATACCGGAAAGCAAAAGAAAGGCTATGTGGTAAACGGACAAACGCCTATGCCCACACTCACTTTTACAGAAGGCGACACGGCATTGATATATGTACATAACCAACTAAAGAAAGAACAAACCAGCTTACATTGGCACGGCCTGATATTGCCTAATCGTTATGATGGGGTGCCGTATTTAACCACCGCCCCTATTGAACCAGGCGAAACACATGAGTATAAGTTTCCGCTGGTACAAAGCGGCACCTACTGGTATCACTCACACACCGGTTTGCAGGAACAGAATGGCATGCACGGCGCTTTCATTATCCACAAGCGCAACGAGCCTGTAATGCCGGAGTACACCTTAATACTGAGCGAATGGACAGACATGAATCCCATGCAGGTACACAGAAGACTGCACAATGCCGATGACTGGTTTGCCATTCAAAAAAGCGGTGTACAAAAGGGAGCTACGCAAAGCTATGCAGAAGCCATAGGTGCCGGACATTTAGGTACCAAGCTGAAGAACGAGTGGAAGCGCATGGCTGCTATGGATGTAAGCGATGTATACTACAATCGTTTTTTAGCAAACGGCAAACCCGAAACACAGGCGCCACAGTTTAAAGCGGGCGACAGGGTAAAACTGCGCATTATCAATGGAGGAGCCAGCACCTATTTCTGGCTGCAATATGCCGGTGGAAAAATGGAAGTAGTAGCCAGCGATGGTGAGGACGTGGAACCCGTGAAGGTAGACCGTATGATTATGGGTGTAGCCGAAACCTACGACATCATTGTTACCATTCCTGCCGATAGCACAGCCTTTGAACTATTAGCAACCTCCGAAGATAGAACACGCTCTACCTCTTTATGGCTGGGCAAAGGCATCAAACAACTGGCCACACCACTGGCTCCGTTGAAATATTTCGAGGGCATGAAGATGATGAACGGCATGATGAAGATGGATGGCACACTGGATGACATGGGTATGAATATGAGCCTGCAACAAATGGATATGAACGTAGTGATGTATCCTGAAATCACCGGTGGTAACAATAAGCACCCGTTGCACAAAGGCATGCATATGGATAGCGGCGTTACTATGGAAAACCAGTATAACAGCAATGCTATTTCCAACATCGTTACCCTCAACTATGCCATGCTGAAAGCCACCCATAAAACCACTCTACCACAAGCCCCGGTGAAAGAACTGAAATTTGAGCTTACCGGTAATATGAACCGCTACTTATGGAGTATTAACAACAAAACCATTTCGGAAACGGATAAGATAATGATTAAAAAAGGCGAGAACGTACGCCTGATATTATATAACAACTCCATGATGCGCCACCCCATGCACCTGCATGGACATTTTTTTAGAATAGTAAACGGTCAGGGCGATTACGCTCCACTGAAAAATGTACTGGATATTATGCCTATGGAAACCGACACGCTGGAATTTGCAGGCACGGAGGATGGTGACTGGTTTTTCCATTGCCACATACTCTATCACATGATGAGTGGCATGGGCCGCATTTTCAGTTATGAAAATTCAGCCCCCAACCCCGACCTACCCGATGCGTCTAAAGCCTGGAAAACCTTTTTACGGGAAGACAAAGGCATGCACCTGATGGCACAGAACGATTTTGCCAGCAATGGCAATGATGGGGAAGCTATGCTGCAAGGCAACCGCTGGAAGCTGCAAACAGAATGGCGCTTAGGTTACAACAACATGCACGGCTACGAATCGGAAGTACACCTGGGAAGATACCTGGGCCGCATGCAATGGCTATTCCCTTATATAGGCTTTGACTGGCGCTATCGCAAGATGGAAGAAATGGAAATGGAGAAAAACATATTTGGCCAGGTAAACACGAAGGATAAACGAAGTGTGCTATGTGCAGGTATACAATATACCTTACCCATGTTGCTGGTGGCAGATGCCCGTATTGATACGGAAGGAAAAATACGCATGCAACTGATGCGGGAAGACATACCAGTATCCAGCCGCCTTCGCTTTAATTTTATGGTAAACTCCGACAAAGAGTATATGGCAGGGTTCAGATATGTAACTACTAAGTTTATGTCGTTATCTACCCATTACGATAGTGATATGGGCTGGGGAGCAGGTATTACATTAAACTATTAA
- a CDS encoding DUF3347 domain-containing protein, whose product MKAILLFIGISLCTYTSFAQVKHAATATVKVYGNCNQCKTAIEKAANSKHSQAVWNSDNQTAVITYDSTRTTLNTVLKQIALAGYDNEQFLAPQNVYAQLPACCQYTRVAKKASLPETEEHSAHTTTSSATIPAHALGAVADAYFAMKNALVAGNSSQAAVEANRLQQAIEQVAMAQLAQEQHMAWMKAGKDLAASAAVIASVKDIDKQRMALAQLSTHLYPVIKAGGIGRPVYYQHCPMYNDGADWFSTEKAIKNPYYGNQMLTCGKTTETIQ is encoded by the coding sequence ATGAAAGCAATACTTCTGTTCATAGGCATAAGCCTGTGTACCTATACCTCTTTTGCCCAGGTAAAACATGCTGCCACCGCCACTGTAAAAGTGTATGGCAACTGTAATCAATGCAAAACCGCTATTGAAAAAGCCGCCAACAGCAAACACTCCCAGGCTGTATGGAACAGTGACAACCAAACAGCTGTTATCACTTACGACAGCACCCGCACCACGCTTAACACAGTGCTAAAGCAAATAGCCCTGGCTGGTTATGATAACGAGCAGTTTCTGGCGCCGCAAAATGTGTATGCACAATTACCTGCCTGCTGCCAATATACACGTGTGGCTAAAAAAGCCAGCTTACCCGAAACTGAAGAACATAGCGCTCATACAACAACCTCCTCAGCCACCATCCCCGCACATGCCCTTGGCGCAGTTGCTGATGCTTATTTTGCAATGAAAAACGCACTGGTAGCTGGCAATAGCAGCCAGGCCGCTGTAGAAGCCAACCGTTTGCAGCAAGCTATTGAACAAGTAGCTATGGCGCAGCTGGCGCAAGAGCAACATATGGCGTGGATGAAAGCCGGCAAAGACCTGGCAGCTTCAGCTGCTGTCATTGCAAGCGTAAAAGACATTGACAAGCAACGTATGGCATTGGCACAGCTTTCCACTCATTTATACCCGGTGATAAAAGCAGGTGGTATAGGCCGGCCTGTATATTATCAACACTGCCCTATGTATAACGATGGCGCAGATTGGTTCAGCACAGAAAAAGCCATTAAAAACCCATACTACGGCAACCAGATGCTTACCTGTGGTAAAACAACAGAAACTATTCAATAA